One region of Candidatus Binatia bacterium genomic DNA includes:
- a CDS encoding ATP-binding protein — translation MKSVGENAMPIPPVIRVLLVEDNPADARFIRTMIDDARRSATNSTRFELRRVERLSTAVEHLLHEAVDVVLLDLSLPDSQGLETLVGVCTAASEVPVVVLTGLDDEATAMHAVHAGAQDYLVKGEIDRHLLVRSMRYAMERQRLRAQAAQEACLAGALAEIGREMISSLSTPVLLDRLCRLTASALGCDFSHTWLWQPKEKAYAPVAGHGFTPEQWESLRLIRMPRAMVEQLRTEDVVQVVMVDHPDGIITAIARQFGVTVVLYGALRRGGELIGMQTSGYFGRREPLSSEQLRLARGVASLASMALENARLFEQLEHANRIKSNFVATMSHELRTPLNTVMGYTELLLEGNFGDLQPQQIATMKSVYRSAEELRDVISAALDLSRLEAGPAPLELQEVSLAELIHDVATEMRAQYAKADVRLVSECATDLPPIQTDRVKLKMVLKNLVGNAMKFTERGTVTVGARRRDAGIEVSCSDTGIGVPPEAQLAIFDPFRQADESIAARYGGAGLGLYIVRRLLEMLGGTVAVESEVGRGSTFRVWIPLVAKSVT, via the coding sequence ATGAAATCGGTTGGTGAAAACGCAATGCCTATCCCGCCGGTCATTCGGGTGCTGTTGGTCGAGGACAACCCGGCCGACGCGCGATTCATCCGGACGATGATCGACGACGCTCGGCGGAGCGCGACGAACTCGACGCGATTCGAGCTGCGGCGCGTTGAGCGGCTGTCGACTGCCGTCGAGCATCTGTTGCACGAGGCGGTCGATGTGGTTCTGCTCGACCTGTCGTTGCCCGACAGCCAGGGATTGGAGACGCTCGTCGGGGTGTGCACGGCGGCCTCGGAAGTGCCGGTTGTCGTGCTCACCGGCCTCGATGACGAGGCGACCGCGATGCATGCGGTGCACGCCGGCGCGCAGGACTACCTCGTCAAGGGGGAAATCGATCGACATTTGTTGGTGCGCTCGATGCGCTATGCCATGGAGCGTCAGCGGCTGAGAGCCCAAGCCGCGCAGGAAGCGTGCCTGGCTGGTGCCCTGGCGGAGATCGGACGCGAGATGATTTCATCACTCAGCACTCCGGTTCTCCTCGACCGGCTGTGCCGCCTCACCGCCAGCGCGCTCGGGTGTGACTTCAGCCACACGTGGCTGTGGCAGCCGAAGGAGAAAGCGTACGCGCCGGTTGCGGGCCACGGGTTTACCCCCGAGCAATGGGAGTCGCTGCGGCTGATCAGGATGCCGCGCGCAATGGTCGAGCAACTCCGCACTGAAGACGTCGTGCAGGTGGTAATGGTCGATCATCCCGATGGCATAATCACGGCCATCGCGCGGCAGTTCGGCGTCACGGTGGTGTTGTACGGAGCCCTTCGCCGCGGCGGCGAGCTGATAGGCATGCAGACTTCTGGATACTTCGGGAGACGGGAGCCATTGAGTTCGGAACAGCTGCGTCTCGCCCGGGGCGTGGCGTCGCTAGCGTCGATGGCGTTGGAGAATGCCCGCCTGTTCGAGCAGCTGGAGCACGCCAACCGTATCAAGTCGAACTTCGTGGCGACGATGTCGCATGAGCTGCGCACGCCGCTCAACACCGTCATGGGCTATACGGAGTTGCTGCTGGAGGGCAATTTTGGCGACCTGCAGCCGCAGCAGATTGCCACCATGAAATCCGTGTACCGCAGTGCGGAAGAGCTGCGGGATGTCATCAGTGCGGCGCTGGACCTCAGCCGCCTCGAGGCCGGGCCCGCGCCGTTGGAGCTGCAGGAGGTCTCGCTGGCCGAGTTGATCCACGATGTCGCGACGGAGATGCGCGCGCAGTATGCGAAAGCAGACGTGCGGCTAGTCTCTGAGTGCGCAACGGATCTACCGCCTATCCAGACCGATCGGGTGAAGCTGAAGATGGTGCTCAAGAACCTGGTGGGCAACGCCATGAAGTTCACCGAGCGGGGAACGGTCACCGTGGGCGCTCGCAGGCGCGACGCTGGCATCGAAGTCAGCTGCAGCGACACCGGTATTGGCGTCCCGCCAGAGGCACAGCTGGCAATATTCGATCCTTTCCGGCAGGCCGACGAATCGATTGCGGCGCGCTACGGCGGGGCGGGGCTCGGGCTGTACATCGTGCGCCGGCTTCTCGAGATGCTCGGCGGTACGGTAGCGGTGGAAAGCGAAGTGGGCCGCGGTTCCACCTTCCGGGTGTGGATTCCGCTTGTGGCCAAGAGTGTGACCTAG
- a CDS encoding thioesterase family protein: protein MQMPEVWSTPDMIGKMEVVAAALVAPHLGAAQITVGARNEVSHLTATPTGVEVRVGATLTQIDGRKLVFAVEAFDHKEKVGEGIHIRYIVDRHKFQSRLVEKRM, encoded by the coding sequence ATGCAGATGCCGGAGGTGTGGTCGACGCCGGACATGATCGGCAAGATGGAGGTGGTTGCGGCTGCGCTCGTCGCGCCTCACCTCGGTGCGGCACAGATCACGGTTGGCGCCCGCAACGAGGTCAGTCATCTGACTGCAACTCCCACGGGGGTCGAAGTCCGCGTGGGCGCGACGCTGACGCAGATCGACGGCCGCAAACTCGTCTTTGCCGTCGAAGCCTTCGACCATAAGGAAAAGGTGGGAGAGGGGATACACATCCGGTACATCGTGGATCGGCACAAGTTTCAGAGCCGCCTGGTGGAGAAGCGGATGTGA
- a CDS encoding urease accessory protein UreH — protein sequence MTTWLSTGYVLGLGLVLGIKHALDADHLAAISAIVSERKSILSSCWIGALWGIGHSAALLVAGVAVILLHVRLGPKTALMLEFCVAVMLVGLGANVLRKLVRGGTLHLHPHRHGVRLHLHPHLHFGAEEVASNMHHFSRVGARPMLVGMVHGLAGSAALMLLVLATIPSPLEGLAYLVVFGIGSTAGMLCMSALIGLPFHLTANYFEPADVAVRALAGLFSLALGVLMAYRIGFVDGLFL from the coding sequence ATGACCACCTGGCTTTCCACTGGCTACGTGCTTGGCCTCGGGTTGGTGTTGGGGATCAAGCACGCGCTCGATGCCGATCACCTCGCGGCGATTTCCGCCATCGTGAGCGAACGCAAGAGTATCCTCAGCTCCTGCTGGATCGGTGCGCTGTGGGGTATCGGCCACAGCGCTGCGCTGCTGGTAGCCGGCGTGGCGGTCATTTTGCTGCACGTCAGGCTGGGTCCGAAGACGGCGCTGATGCTCGAGTTTTGCGTCGCCGTGATGCTCGTGGGCTTAGGCGCCAACGTCCTGCGGAAGCTGGTGCGCGGCGGCACGCTGCACCTGCACCCGCACCGCCACGGCGTCCGCTTGCACCTCCATCCTCACCTGCACTTCGGCGCAGAAGAGGTCGCGTCGAATATGCATCACTTTTCCCGCGTCGGGGCTCGACCAATGCTGGTAGGGATGGTCCACGGCTTGGCCGGGAGCGCCGCACTCATGCTGCTCGTTCTGGCCACCATTCCTTCCCCGCTCGAGGGGTTGGCGTACCTGGTAGTCTTCGGCATCGGCTCCACCGCTGGCATGCTCTGTATGAGTGCGCTGATCGGGCTGCCGTTCCATCTCACGGCAAACTATTTCGAGCCTGCCGACGTCGCGGTACGTGCCCTGGCGGGTCTGTTCAGCCTCGCGCTCGGCGTGCTGATGGCCTATCGCATCGGCTTCGTGGACGGTTTATTTCTGTGA
- a CDS encoding TIGR04283 family arsenosugar biosynthesis glycosyltransferase, with translation MTVSVIVPVLNEEGGIGETLRRARQSRVREIIVVDGGSTDQTRAVAQPLADRVLSAPRGRAAQMNAGAERANGDILLFLHADTLVPEGFAAAVTAACKAPGVVGGRFDVDLTPSTPLLRLTGELMNWRSRLSRIATGDQAMFVRRDVFERMGGYANIPLMEDVELSRRLKDAGRIACLRQRVTTSARRWQAHGVMKTILLMWKLRALYFFGVSPVRLRRLYDDAR, from the coding sequence ATGACCGTTTCCGTCATCGTTCCGGTCCTGAATGAGGAGGGCGGGATCGGCGAAACCTTGCGCCGCGCACGGCAGTCGAGGGTGCGCGAAATCATCGTGGTGGACGGCGGCAGCACGGATCAGACCCGTGCTGTGGCGCAGCCACTTGCCGATCGAGTGCTGTCGGCGCCGCGCGGCCGCGCGGCACAGATGAACGCCGGCGCGGAACGCGCCAACGGGGACATCCTGCTGTTCTTGCATGCCGACACGCTGGTGCCCGAGGGGTTCGCCGCGGCCGTGACCGCAGCGTGTAAAGCGCCGGGAGTGGTTGGCGGGCGTTTCGATGTGGACCTGACGCCGTCGACCCCGTTGCTGCGGCTGACCGGTGAACTGATGAACTGGCGCTCCCGGCTCAGCCGCATCGCCACCGGCGATCAAGCCATGTTCGTTCGGCGTGACGTCTTCGAGCGCATGGGCGGCTACGCCAATATTCCGCTGATGGAGGATGTCGAGCTGAGCCGGCGCTTGAAAGACGCCGGACGCATCGCCTGTCTGCGCCAGCGCGTCACCACCTCCGCCCGCCGCTGGCAGGCCCACGGCGTCATGAAAACCATCCTGCTGATGTGGAAACTGCGCGCCTTGTACTTCTTCGGTGTCTCGCCGGTACGCCTGCGACGGCTCTACGACGACGCCAGATGA
- the gcvH gene encoding glycine cleavage system protein GcvH: MSTVVAQPKRGKQARTAETLLRFTDDHLWLRIEDGRAQLGLSDYGQNKLGEIIAVELPEVGESVERGDTFGELESVRTVQELTAPVSGTVTAVNADIEEHPELVNEDPYHEGWLIEIKLESESELEDLLPPDEYEDLI, translated from the coding sequence ATGAGCACAGTCGTGGCACAACCGAAACGAGGGAAACAAGCGCGCACGGCGGAGACGCTCCTGCGCTTCACTGACGATCACCTCTGGCTCCGCATCGAGGACGGGCGGGCACAGCTCGGCTTATCGGACTACGGGCAGAACAAGCTGGGCGAAATCATCGCCGTCGAGTTGCCTGAGGTCGGTGAATCCGTGGAACGCGGTGACACCTTCGGCGAGTTGGAATCCGTCCGAACGGTGCAGGAATTGACCGCTCCGGTGAGCGGTACAGTGACTGCGGTCAACGCCGATATCGAGGAGCACCCGGAGCTGGTGAACGAGGACCCTTACCACGAGGGATGGTTGATTGAGATCAAGCTCGAAAGCGAATCCGAGCTGGAAGATTTGTTGCCGCCCGACGAGTACGAAGATTTGATTTGA
- a CDS encoding efflux RND transporter permease subunit, whose protein sequence is MWLTLLAFRNSIAILMLSLAITVLGIVSLRRLPVDVFPSINLPIVQVGTIYPGAGVKDMEKSITYPIEKAVSSVSDVEHVESRSKQGISVVQVWFNWGANIDAGEVEVIQKIQAIMAALPTGVQQPFVVKFDLSNIPVVLITVSGEGYDEKQLYDIAYNTIEPQLEHLPHVASASVEGGKIRQITVDLDRDQIQGKSISVQDAVNAIADSNLILASGDLKTGTLDYNVFTNNQFEIVKPMEDIVVRTANGIPIHLKDVGQVSDSYQTQTSIVRMNGEKAVYLRVNKQPGSNTLEVVDGVKHALPDLLNIPKGLQLGYFFDQSTYIRQSIDALTHEALQGSVLAFLVILVFLQSFTSTFIISLAIPLSILMTFIFMYFGGQTLNVFTLGGLALAVGRLVDDSIVELENINRHLAMGASRRQAALDAAREVAMPILASTVTTIVVFFPVVFLVGAAKLLFVPLTLTISLALVASFWVSRTVTPLLCAKLLPERGEHGRGRLARMGAAFFDHVDDLYQAALGWALSHRRTVIVGTLAVFSLSLLLVPLIGSEFFPVTDESQFRMMVKAPVGTRVEETDRLVARIEDALKANLPERDRRAIISSIGLPSTTASVYSPNTGPHSANIQVDLTSPEERDKSTEEIVAELRPKIASQFPGVAMYFDPGGIVKRVLNFGSAAPVDVEMMGYDLTTARELTQQVRRIMSGMQGLADLQVSREEDYPELDVVVDREKAALLGMSERQIANAVLFSLSSNVSSTPSLFTDPVTGNEYNIVVQLAERFRSEPADLENLFVTRDHSVPILLKNVATVQRGSGPVELDRKFQQRIVHVTANPAGRDLGSISEELERHFGELKTPPGFELRLGGQTRQQRETFQSLRFSMALALMLVYMVLASQFRSLLDPLVIMVSVPLGLTGVLWALFLTRTTLSTTSFMGVIMMVGIVVSNGVLLVDYTNVLRRRGLALHDAVITAGRTRLRPILMTTLATVFGLLPMALGWAVGSETNAPLARAVLGGLIVATVLTLLFIPTLYTVIEERFHRDLGAQEE, encoded by the coding sequence ATGTGGCTGACCCTTCTCGCCTTTCGTAACTCCATCGCCATCCTGATGCTGTCGCTGGCGATCACGGTGCTGGGCATCGTGTCGCTGCGCCGGCTGCCAGTCGATGTGTTTCCCAGCATCAACCTGCCCATCGTCCAGGTGGGCACGATCTACCCTGGTGCCGGCGTCAAGGACATGGAGAAGAGCATCACCTATCCGATCGAGAAGGCGGTCAGCTCCGTCAGTGACGTCGAACATGTCGAGTCGCGATCGAAGCAGGGCATCTCCGTCGTGCAGGTGTGGTTCAACTGGGGCGCCAACATCGACGCCGGCGAGGTCGAGGTGATCCAGAAGATCCAGGCAATCATGGCGGCGCTGCCGACCGGCGTGCAGCAGCCGTTCGTGGTCAAGTTCGACCTGTCCAACATCCCCGTCGTGCTGATCACGGTGTCGGGCGAGGGGTACGATGAGAAGCAACTCTACGATATCGCGTACAACACGATCGAACCGCAGCTCGAGCATTTGCCGCACGTGGCGTCGGCGAGTGTCGAGGGTGGCAAGATCCGCCAAATCACGGTCGACCTGGACCGTGACCAGATCCAGGGCAAGAGCATCAGCGTCCAGGACGCCGTCAACGCCATCGCCGATTCGAACCTGATCCTCGCCTCCGGCGACCTGAAGACCGGTACGCTCGATTACAACGTCTTCACCAACAACCAGTTCGAGATCGTCAAGCCGATGGAGGACATCGTCGTGAGAACGGCGAACGGCATTCCCATCCACCTCAAAGACGTCGGCCAGGTCAGCGACTCCTATCAGACTCAGACCTCGATCGTGCGCATGAACGGCGAGAAGGCCGTGTACCTCCGCGTCAACAAACAGCCCGGCAGCAACACGTTGGAAGTGGTCGATGGCGTCAAGCACGCCCTGCCTGACCTGCTCAACATTCCCAAGGGGCTGCAGCTCGGGTACTTCTTCGATCAGTCCACGTATATTCGCCAGTCCATCGACGCGCTGACGCACGAAGCGCTGCAGGGTTCGGTGCTGGCCTTTCTCGTGATCCTGGTGTTTCTGCAGAGCTTCACCTCGACTTTCATCATTTCGCTGGCCATTCCGCTGTCCATCCTGATGACCTTCATCTTCATGTACTTCGGCGGCCAGACCTTGAACGTGTTCACGCTCGGTGGTTTGGCGCTGGCCGTAGGGCGCCTGGTCGACGACTCGATCGTGGAGTTGGAGAACATCAATCGGCATCTGGCGATGGGGGCGTCGCGCCGACAGGCGGCACTGGACGCGGCGCGCGAGGTGGCGATGCCGATTCTCGCCTCCACCGTCACCACCATCGTGGTGTTCTTCCCGGTGGTCTTTCTCGTCGGTGCGGCAAAGTTGCTCTTCGTCCCGCTGACGCTGACAATTTCACTGGCGCTGGTGGCTTCGTTCTGGGTGTCGCGGACGGTGACGCCGCTGCTGTGCGCCAAACTGCTTCCGGAGCGTGGTGAGCACGGCAGGGGACGGCTGGCGCGCATGGGAGCGGCCTTCTTCGACCACGTCGACGACCTGTATCAGGCGGCTCTGGGGTGGGCCCTCAGCCACCGCCGCACGGTGATTGTCGGGACGCTGGCCGTATTCAGTCTGAGCCTGTTGCTCGTGCCGCTGATCGGGTCTGAGTTTTTCCCCGTCACCGATGAGAGCCAATTCCGCATGATGGTCAAGGCACCGGTCGGCACGCGCGTCGAAGAAACCGACCGTTTGGTGGCGCGCATCGAAGATGCCCTGAAGGCGAATCTGCCGGAGCGCGATCGACGGGCCATCATTTCGAGCATCGGCCTGCCGTCCACTACGGCCTCGGTGTACAGCCCGAACACCGGACCACACTCCGCCAACATCCAGGTCGACCTCACCAGCCCTGAGGAGCGAGACAAGAGTACGGAAGAGATCGTCGCCGAGTTGCGGCCGAAGATCGCCAGCCAATTTCCCGGCGTGGCGATGTACTTCGACCCGGGCGGGATCGTGAAGCGGGTGCTGAACTTCGGCTCCGCCGCCCCGGTCGACGTCGAGATGATGGGCTACGATCTCACGACGGCGCGTGAGTTGACGCAGCAGGTCCGCCGGATCATGAGCGGCATGCAAGGGCTGGCGGATCTCCAGGTCAGTCGCGAGGAAGATTACCCCGAGCTGGACGTCGTCGTCGACCGCGAAAAGGCGGCGCTCTTGGGTATGTCCGAACGCCAGATCGCCAACGCGGTGCTTTTTTCGCTGTCCAGCAATGTGTCCAGCACCCCGTCGCTCTTCACCGATCCCGTCACCGGCAACGAGTACAACATCGTGGTGCAGCTGGCGGAGCGCTTCCGCAGTGAGCCGGCCGACCTGGAAAATCTCTTCGTCACCCGCGACCACAGCGTGCCAATCCTGCTCAAGAACGTGGCCACGGTGCAGCGCGGTTCGGGACCGGTCGAACTGGATCGCAAGTTTCAGCAGCGGATCGTGCACGTGACGGCCAACCCCGCCGGTCGCGATCTGGGCAGCATCTCGGAGGAGCTGGAGCGCCACTTCGGCGAGCTGAAGACCCCGCCCGGGTTCGAGTTGCGACTCGGTGGTCAGACGCGCCAGCAACGCGAAACCTTTCAGAGCCTGCGCTTCAGCATGGCCCTGGCGCTGATGTTGGTATACATGGTGCTGGCCTCGCAGTTCCGCTCGCTCCTAGATCCGCTCGTCATCATGGTCTCGGTGCCCCTGGGGCTCACCGGCGTGCTGTGGGCGCTGTTCCTCACCCGGACCACCCTGTCGACGACGTCCTTCATGGGCGTGATCATGATGGTCGGCATCGTCGTCAGCAACGGCGTGCTGCTGGTGGACTACACCAACGTGCTGCGCCGGCGTGGCCTGGCGCTGCACGACGCGGTGATCACCGCGGGGCGCACGCGGTTGCGCCCGATCCTGATGACGACGCTGGCGACGGTCTTTGGCCTGCTGCCGATGGCGCTGGGCTGGGCGGTGGGCAGTGAAACCAACGCTCCTCTGGCGCGCGCGGTGCTCGGCGGCCTGATTGTAGCCACGGTGCTCACGTTGCTCTTCATCCCCACCCTCTATACCGTCATCGAAGAGCGCTTTCATCGCGACCTCGGCGCTCAGGAGGAATGA
- a CDS encoding B12-binding domain-containing radical SAM protein, protein MKIYLVAPKNPESFWTFDRILPSLRKKCVFPNLSLPTVAGITPSEHEVVLCDENVERVDFDTDADIIGLTGYVVHKQRIFEMAAEFRRRGKLVVVGGPFASLCPEELRGKVDVIFVDEAEYTWPQFLKDYQAGTWQAEYHQDEKPSMHDSPVPRFDLLKVDKYRTMTIQFARGCPFNCEFCDIIVMYGRRPRTKSVPQVMAEVQNLHHLGIHNIFVVDDNFIGNKKEAKYLLRALTEWQQAHHYPIEFMTEVTLNIAQDDELLHLMRQANFTTIFVGIETPRAASLQETHKMQNLRGSLLDSVHRIQQAGMEVMAGMIVGFDHDDPSIFDEQFRFIQEARIPISMTGLLNAIPKTPLYQRLQQAGRLIAESVGDQFVFTNVIPQGMTRVQLYQGYKRLLQRLYSYRHYRRRSMQLILNRGTQFQTHLVASGQDIGIFFRVLWTCILRASPGRAWLTLSLLAETALRRPRAMRDAITFALLHKHLYEYMRDTCKQLDRLVKEIEKFPDELRLLPGAPPATPNTA, encoded by the coding sequence ATGAAGATATACCTGGTCGCACCGAAGAATCCCGAGTCGTTTTGGACGTTCGACCGCATCCTGCCGAGCCTGCGAAAGAAATGCGTCTTTCCGAACCTTTCCCTGCCGACGGTGGCGGGCATCACGCCGTCGGAGCACGAGGTCGTGCTGTGCGACGAGAACGTCGAGCGGGTTGACTTCGACACCGACGCCGACATCATCGGCCTGACGGGCTACGTCGTCCACAAGCAGCGCATCTTCGAGATGGCCGCCGAGTTCCGCCGGCGCGGGAAGTTGGTTGTCGTCGGTGGACCGTTCGCCTCGCTCTGCCCCGAAGAGCTGCGCGGCAAGGTCGACGTCATCTTCGTCGATGAGGCGGAGTACACCTGGCCGCAGTTCCTGAAGGATTACCAAGCCGGCACTTGGCAAGCGGAGTATCACCAGGACGAGAAGCCGAGCATGCACGACTCGCCCGTGCCCCGCTTCGATTTGCTGAAAGTCGACAAGTACCGCACCATGACCATCCAGTTCGCCCGCGGCTGCCCGTTCAACTGCGAGTTCTGCGACATCATCGTCATGTACGGGCGGCGCCCCCGCACCAAGTCGGTGCCGCAAGTGATGGCAGAGGTGCAGAATCTCCACCACCTCGGCATCCACAACATCTTCGTGGTCGACGACAACTTCATCGGCAACAAGAAGGAAGCCAAGTACCTGCTGCGCGCCCTCACCGAGTGGCAGCAAGCCCACCACTACCCCATCGAGTTCATGACCGAGGTGACGCTGAACATTGCGCAGGACGACGAGTTGCTGCACCTCATGCGTCAGGCCAACTTCACGACCATCTTCGTCGGCATCGAGACACCGCGCGCCGCCAGTCTGCAGGAAACGCACAAGATGCAGAATCTGCGCGGCAGCCTGCTCGACTCGGTGCACCGCATCCAGCAGGCCGGGATGGAGGTCATGGCCGGCATGATCGTGGGCTTCGATCATGACGACCCGTCCATCTTCGACGAGCAGTTCCGCTTCATCCAGGAAGCGCGCATCCCGATTTCAATGACCGGCCTGCTCAACGCCATACCGAAGACGCCGCTGTACCAGCGTTTACAACAGGCGGGCCGCCTGATCGCCGAATCGGTCGGCGATCAGTTCGTGTTCACCAACGTCATTCCGCAGGGGATGACGCGCGTGCAGCTCTATCAGGGATACAAGCGCCTCCTACAGCGGCTGTACAGCTATCGCCATTACCGGCGACGCTCGATGCAACTCATCCTCAATCGGGGCACGCAATTCCAGACGCATCTTGTCGCCAGCGGGCAGGACATCGGCATCTTCTTCCGGGTCCTGTGGACCTGCATCCTGCGTGCCTCGCCGGGCCGCGCCTGGCTGACGCTGTCGCTGCTGGCCGAGACCGCGCTCCGCCGCCCGCGGGCCATGCGTGACGCCATCACCTTCGCGCTCCTCCACAAGCATCTCTACGAGTACATGCGGGACACCTGTAAGCAGCTCGATCGGCTCGTCAAGGAGATCGAGAAGTTCCCCGACGAACTGCGCCTGCTGCCCGGGGCGCCACCGGCAACGCCAAACACGGCGTGA